The following proteins are co-located in the Hypanus sabinus isolate sHypSab1 chromosome 28, sHypSab1.hap1, whole genome shotgun sequence genome:
- the parp16 gene encoding protein mono-ADP-ribosyltransferase PARP16, which translates to MQGEGGRALGEALEGILRRDLRAADLKCSLFMSALQSYRRDSVLRPFPAAYFSGENKDFDALLADAQNLPNLKQLLDSGTIPQKQTLELLNWFCLPKNLTIKSLEKGGFDEIQELVGFTTPSAATPDFLFEIVYCDQMNAKFDKTKGNRDLIYAFHGSRFENFYSIIHCGLQCHLNKTSLFGEGTYLTSDLSLALLYSPHGNGWDQSILGPVLSCVAVCEIIDHPDVKCPVKGKDTGSIDRRRARVKNSEGGDVPQKYFVVTNNQLLRVKYLLIYAEKLHRRRPTRQPSWISQHSFLVIMLMYLLLLIVIGVSNSPAFQYYWNRFLETKR; encoded by the exons ATGCAGGGTGAGGGCGGGCGGGCCTTGGGGGAGGCACTGGAGGGGATCCTGAGGAGGGATCTGCGGGCAGCTGACCTCAAATGTAGCCTCTTCATGTCGGCACTGCAGAGCTACCGGCGGGACTCGGTGTTGAGGCCTTTCCCCGCCGCCTACTTCAGCGGCGAGAACAAGGACTTCGACGCCTTG CTTGCTGATGCCCAGAATCTGCCAAATTTAAAACAGCTGCTGGACTCTGGAACAATCCCACAAAAGCAAACCTTGGAACTTCTGAACTGGTTCTGTTTGCCAAAAAACCTAACCATCAAAAGTTTGGAAAAAGGAGGG TTTGATGAAATTCAGGAACTCGTTGGGTTTACGACGCCTTCTGCTGCTACCCCTGACTTCTTATTTGAGATAGTTTATTGTGATCAGATGAATGCCAAGTTTGACAAAACCAAAGGAAACAGAGATCTCATCTATGCATTTCATGGGAGCCGGTTTGAGAATTTTTATTCTATAATCCACTGTGGTTTACAGTGCCACCTAAATAAG ACTTCGCTCTTTGGGGAAGGAACCTATCTTACCAGTGACCTGAGTTTGGCTCTTCTGTACAGTCCCCATGGTAACGGTTGGGATCAGAGCATTCTTGGTCCTGTACTTAGCTGTGTTGCAGTTTGTGAGATCATCGACCATCCAGATGTTAAATGTCCAGTTAAAGGAAAAG ATACTGGCAGCATAGATCGGCGAAGAGCAAGGGTAAAAAATAGCGAAGGTGGGGATGTCCCACAAAAGTACTTTGTGGTCACGAACAACCAGCTCCTAAGAGTTAAATATTTGCTCATTTATGCTGAGAAACTACATCGAAGGAG GCCCACAAGACAGCCATCCTGGATTTCCCAGCATAGTTTTTTAGTTATCATGCTGATGTATTTGTTATTGCTGATAGTTATTGGTGTCAGTAACTCACCAGCTTTCCAGTATTATTGGAATCGATTTCTTGAAACAAAGCGATGA